One Bradyrhizobium sp. ISRA464 genomic window carries:
- a CDS encoding FkbM family methyltransferase has protein sequence MDETLIYDVGAHKGEDTEFYLRKGFRVVAIEAMPEFCESISKRFSEYVTSGALSVVNVAVSNSPGNVNFYVDDRVSEWGTTNPDWSERNRNFGAGVGRTLKIQAAKLADVVKQHGTPRYCKIDIEGNDLDALASLEGLSELPKFVSIESDKTSWKRLIEEFETFEKLGYRKYRIIDQSLVSMQKCPAIPKEGKFVDWQFRTGSSGLFGNELPGTWVSALEAIEHYKSIFRGYAINGDLGLFGGGAKSMFNMVGKLQEKMFRLKGSKKYLNPATQFPPPGWYDTHAMRE, from the coding sequence ATGGACGAGACCTTGATTTACGACGTGGGCGCCCACAAGGGCGAGGACACTGAATTCTACTTGAGAAAGGGATTTCGTGTCGTCGCCATAGAGGCGATGCCGGAATTCTGCGAGTCCATCAGCAAGCGCTTTTCGGAATACGTCACGTCGGGCGCGCTCTCAGTGGTCAATGTTGCCGTTTCCAACTCGCCTGGGAACGTCAACTTTTATGTCGACGATCGTGTTTCGGAATGGGGAACAACCAATCCGGATTGGTCCGAAAGAAACAGGAATTTTGGCGCAGGCGTGGGCCGAACGTTGAAGATACAAGCCGCTAAACTCGCGGACGTTGTGAAGCAGCACGGCACCCCGCGATACTGCAAGATCGATATCGAAGGCAACGACCTCGACGCCCTGGCGTCTCTGGAGGGCCTTTCCGAGCTGCCCAAATTCGTATCCATCGAGTCCGACAAGACGAGCTGGAAAAGGCTCATCGAAGAGTTCGAGACCTTCGAAAAGCTGGGATACCGGAAATACAGAATAATAGACCAGTCACTCGTCTCCATGCAGAAATGTCCAGCGATTCCGAAGGAAGGAAAGTTTGTCGATTGGCAGTTCAGGACCGGAAGCAGCGGCCTTTTCGGAAATGAGTTACCTGGAACATGGGTCAGTGCGCTTGAAGCCATCGAGCACTACAAAAGCATATTTCGCGGATATGCGATCAATGGAGACCTTGGACTGTTCGGCGGCGGCGCGAAAAGCATGTTTAATATGGTCGGCAAGCTTCAAGAGAAGATGTTTCGCCTCAAGGGTTCAAAAAAATACTTGAATCCGGCGACGCAATTCCCGCCGCCCGGCTGGTACGATACCCATGCGATGAGGGAGTGA
- a CDS encoding MFS transporter, with translation MATFGLDATRLSPSEHQLQLRRAVIASTVGTAIEWYDFFLYSTVTGLVFAKLFFPHSDPWVGTLEAFAIYAVGFVARPIGAAIFGHYGDRIGRKSTLIATLLLMGLATAAVAVVPTYSSIGIWGAVILTALRFIQGVGVGGEWGGSVLMSMEWARNDRSRGLIASWPQFGVPCGLFLANLAVLAFSQMSGDQFLAWGWRIPFALSLILVAVGLYIRLGILETPVFSKLLAERQLDRTPMLTVIKEYPREILQSAFARMSEQAPFYVFTAFVFSYGIGTLHLTRDLLLTAVLAASVVSFVAIPVSGYVSDQIGRKNMYMIGAVVTGVFGFIYFAMLNTGSEPIIFLAIVLSLIPHDMQYGPQAALIAESFTGRLRYSGASLGYQLASVIAGGPAPLIAAWLFGTFKSATAIAIYIAICAVITLIATALMTDYTGKDINAVGAHERRA, from the coding sequence ATGGCAACATTTGGCCTCGACGCCACCCGGCTTAGTCCGTCCGAGCATCAGCTCCAGCTTCGTCGCGCCGTCATCGCCTCCACGGTCGGAACCGCGATCGAATGGTATGACTTCTTCCTCTACAGCACCGTCACCGGCCTGGTGTTCGCGAAGCTGTTCTTTCCGCATTCCGATCCCTGGGTCGGTACGCTGGAGGCCTTTGCGATCTATGCGGTCGGCTTTGTCGCGCGCCCGATCGGTGCTGCGATTTTCGGGCACTATGGCGACCGCATCGGCCGCAAATCGACGCTGATCGCGACGCTGCTGCTGATGGGACTGGCGACCGCCGCGGTCGCGGTGGTGCCGACCTATTCGAGCATCGGCATCTGGGGCGCGGTGATCCTGACCGCACTGCGCTTCATCCAGGGCGTCGGCGTCGGCGGCGAATGGGGCGGCTCGGTGTTGATGTCGATGGAGTGGGCCCGCAACGACCGGTCGCGCGGGCTGATCGCCTCGTGGCCGCAGTTCGGCGTGCCATGCGGCCTGTTCCTCGCCAATCTCGCCGTGCTGGCGTTCAGCCAGATGTCAGGCGATCAGTTCCTGGCCTGGGGCTGGCGCATTCCGTTCGCCCTCAGCCTCATCCTGGTTGCCGTCGGCCTCTACATCCGGCTCGGCATTCTGGAAACGCCAGTGTTCTCGAAGCTGCTCGCCGAGCGTCAGCTCGACCGAACGCCGATGCTGACGGTGATCAAGGAATATCCGCGGGAGATTCTGCAGTCCGCGTTTGCGCGCATGTCCGAGCAGGCGCCGTTCTACGTCTTCACCGCGTTCGTGTTCTCCTACGGCATCGGTACGCTTCACCTCACGCGCGACCTGCTGCTGACCGCGGTGCTCGCGGCTTCGGTGGTGTCGTTCGTCGCGATCCCGGTGTCCGGGTACGTGTCCGACCAGATCGGCCGCAAGAACATGTACATGATCGGGGCCGTCGTGACCGGCGTCTTCGGCTTCATCTACTTCGCGATGCTCAATACCGGATCGGAGCCGATCATCTTTCTCGCGATCGTGCTGTCGCTGATCCCGCACGACATGCAGTACGGCCCGCAGGCCGCCCTGATCGCCGAGAGCTTCACCGGACGCCTGCGCTACAGCGGCGCGTCGCTCGGCTATCAGCTCGCATCTGTCATCGCCGGCGGCCCCGCGCCGCTGATCGCAGCCTGGCTGTTTGGCACCTTCAAGTCCGCGACCGCGATCGCAATCTATATCGCGATTTGCGCGGTCATCACGCTGATCGCGACCGCGCTGATGACCGACTACACGGGCAAGGATATCAACGCGGTCGGCGCGCATGAGCGGCGCGCTTGA
- a CDS encoding SPW repeat protein: MIKWRSESALDLYNLVASIFLLAAPWLFAHANQTAAIDLRTSGAVIAVLSLAAIVAFSVWEEWVNVFVGLWLIVSPWLLGFTHSRAMHFSIAAGAVVAFMALLELWLEYEKTHLGPSAARAPEKH, translated from the coding sequence ATGATCAAATGGCGAAGTGAATCGGCGCTTGATCTCTACAATCTGGTGGCATCCATCTTCCTGCTCGCCGCACCGTGGCTGTTCGCGCACGCCAACCAGACGGCGGCGATCGATCTCAGGACCAGCGGTGCCGTGATCGCCGTGCTGTCGCTGGCGGCGATTGTTGCGTTTTCTGTCTGGGAAGAGTGGGTCAACGTGTTCGTGGGCTTGTGGCTGATCGTCTCGCCATGGCTGCTCGGCTTCACGCATAGCCGCGCGATGCATTTCAGCATCGCCGCCGGAGCGGTGGTGGCGTTCATGGCGCTGCTCGAGCTGTGGCTGGAATATGAGAAGACGCATCTCGGCCCGTCTGCGGCACGGGCCCCCGAAAAGCATTAG
- a CDS encoding fumarylacetoacetate hydrolase family protein, protein MNAASYVIPLPPQPSLPVVGEASAYPVRRIWCVGRNYLEHIREMGNDERAPPFFFAKHADMLVSDGATIPYPPLTKDLHHEVELVVAMKSGGLNIPADKALEHVYGYAVGIDLTRRDLQIASRKKERPWEVGKSFDYSAPCSAIEPASKIGHPSKGKIWLTVNGKEAQKGDLTELIWSVPEIIWQLSQQVKLAAGDIIMTGTPAGVSQLQPGDKLECGVDGVGTLKVAIGKPE, encoded by the coding sequence ATGAACGCCGCCTCCTACGTCATCCCGCTTCCGCCGCAGCCCTCGCTTCCCGTCGTCGGCGAGGCGAGCGCCTACCCGGTGCGCCGCATCTGGTGCGTCGGGCGCAACTATCTCGAGCATATCCGCGAGATGGGCAACGACGAGCGCGCGCCGCCGTTCTTCTTCGCCAAGCATGCCGACATGCTGGTGTCCGACGGCGCCACCATTCCCTATCCGCCGCTGACCAAGGACCTGCATCACGAGGTCGAGCTGGTGGTCGCGATGAAGAGCGGCGGACTGAACATCCCCGCCGACAAGGCGCTCGAGCATGTCTACGGCTATGCCGTCGGCATCGACCTGACCCGCCGCGACCTGCAGATTGCTTCGCGCAAGAAGGAGCGCCCATGGGAAGTCGGCAAGTCGTTCGACTATTCCGCGCCCTGCTCCGCGATCGAACCGGCATCGAAGATCGGCCATCCCTCGAAGGGCAAGATCTGGCTTACCGTCAACGGCAAGGAAGCCCAGAAGGGCGATCTCACCGAGCTGATCTGGAGCGTGCCGGAAATCATCTGGCAGCTCTCCCAGCAGGTGAAGCTCGCCGCCGGCGACATCATCATGACCGGCACTCCGGCCGGCGTCTCCCAGCTCCAGCCCGGCGACAAGCTCGAATGCGGCGTCGACGGCGTCGGCACGCTGAAGGTTGCGATCGGCAAGCCGGAATAA
- a CDS encoding ABC transporter ATP-binding protein produces MAQFPKKITDDPYGAAILIRRLVMEQGVTYWRRYLVAFALMAVAAGSTAGATYVLGQVINQAYIDKNIPGIAMFAGITVVLLFIKGVATYGHMVILNKISNAILASNQRRLFAKLMSESIGFFSQRHSSEFLARLTAGAKSITDVLNMLVNAIGRDFLMLVAMIGVMVWQDPLMSFIGLVAVPPAMLVLRKLVKRIKGLAYNQFTGTADILETMQESLQGIRTVKAFTLEDTMQQRIDENIAIVERNANKMARVANRSNPLMEMLGGFAVAGCLLYGGYSVVALGATPGQFFSFLTAFLMATEPAKRLARLNIDLNSQLVGARMLLEVVDSPASEQADDDKPALKLSDARIELRDVSFAYRDGEPVLTRMSFVAEPGKVTALVGPSGGGKSTVLALLLRFYETREGEILIDGQSISSVSRKSLRQQTAYVGQDVYLFRDTIRANIAFGKEGATEAEIIEAAKAACAHDFIMSFPLGYDTPVGEHGTQLSGGQRQRIAVARALIKNAPIILLDEATAALDSESEKQVQEAIEHLCQNRTTIVIAHRLHTIMHADAILVVEGGEIVERGRHEELLRRGGRYASFFRLQHHHDPSPLALAPISATG; encoded by the coding sequence ATGGCCCAGTTTCCAAAGAAAATCACCGACGATCCCTATGGCGCGGCGATCCTGATTCGCCGCCTGGTCATGGAACAGGGGGTCACTTACTGGCGGCGTTATTTGGTGGCGTTCGCGCTGATGGCCGTTGCGGCCGGCTCGACCGCGGGCGCCACATACGTGCTCGGCCAGGTGATCAATCAGGCCTATATCGATAAGAACATCCCCGGCATCGCCATGTTTGCCGGAATTACGGTCGTGTTGCTGTTCATCAAAGGCGTGGCGACCTACGGCCACATGGTGATCCTCAACAAGATCTCCAACGCCATCCTCGCCAGCAATCAAAGACGGTTGTTCGCCAAGCTGATGAGCGAGAGCATCGGCTTTTTCTCGCAGCGGCATTCGTCGGAATTCCTGGCGCGGCTGACGGCCGGCGCCAAGTCGATCACCGATGTGCTCAACATGCTGGTGAACGCGATCGGCCGCGACTTCCTGATGCTGGTCGCCATGATCGGTGTGATGGTGTGGCAGGATCCGCTGATGTCGTTCATCGGGCTCGTCGCGGTGCCGCCGGCGATGCTGGTGCTGCGCAAGTTGGTGAAGCGGATCAAGGGCCTCGCCTACAACCAGTTCACGGGCACCGCCGACATCCTGGAGACGATGCAGGAATCGCTGCAGGGCATCCGCACCGTGAAGGCGTTCACGCTCGAAGACACCATGCAGCAGCGGATCGACGAGAACATCGCGATCGTCGAGCGCAACGCCAACAAGATGGCGCGCGTCGCCAACCGTTCCAATCCGCTGATGGAGATGCTCGGCGGCTTTGCCGTCGCCGGCTGCCTGCTCTATGGCGGCTACAGCGTGGTGGCTCTCGGCGCCACTCCGGGCCAGTTCTTCTCGTTCCTGACCGCCTTTCTGATGGCGACCGAGCCGGCCAAGCGCCTGGCGCGGCTCAACATCGACCTCAACAGTCAGTTGGTCGGTGCGCGGATGCTGCTCGAGGTGGTCGACAGCCCGGCGAGCGAGCAGGCCGACGACGACAAGCCGGCGCTGAAGCTCTCCGACGCGAGGATCGAATTGCGCGACGTCAGCTTCGCCTATCGCGACGGTGAGCCGGTGCTGACCCGCATGAGCTTCGTCGCCGAGCCGGGCAAGGTCACCGCCCTGGTCGGTCCCTCCGGTGGCGGCAAGTCGACGGTGCTCGCCTTGCTGCTCCGCTTCTACGAGACGCGCGAGGGCGAGATCCTGATCGACGGGCAGTCGATCTCGTCGGTGTCGCGCAAGTCGCTGCGCCAGCAGACGGCCTATGTCGGCCAGGACGTCTATCTGTTCCGCGACACCATCCGCGCCAACATCGCCTTCGGCAAGGAGGGCGCCACCGAGGCCGAGATCATCGAGGCGGCGAAGGCCGCCTGCGCACACGACTTCATCATGAGCTTCCCGCTCGGCTACGACACGCCGGTCGGCGAGCACGGCACCCAGCTCTCCGGCGGCCAGCGCCAGCGCATCGCGGTCGCCCGCGCGCTGATCAAGAACGCGCCGATCATCCTGCTTGACGAGGCCACCGCCGCGCTCGATTCCGAATCCGAGAAGCAGGTGCAGGAGGCGATCGAGCATCTCTGCCAGAACCGCACCACCATCGTGATCGCGCACCGCCTGCACACCATCATGCATGCCGACGCGATCCTGGTGGTCGAGGGCGGCGAGATCGTCGAGCGCGGACGGCACGAGGAGCTGCTGCGCCGCGGCGGCCGCTACGCCTCGTTCTTCCGCTTGCAGCATCACCACGACCCGTCCCCGCTGGCGTTGGCGCCGATCAGCGCCACCGGCTAG
- the galE gene encoding UDP-glucose 4-epimerase GalE: protein MTVLVTGGAGYIGSHMVHALVDAGESVVVIDNLSTGFSAFLPEGVPLFIGDAGDENLVEGVIAQHKIESIIHFAGSVVVPDSMRDPLGYYRNNTMTTRSLLNVAVKRGVKRFIFSSTAAVYGNPDHVPVPEIAPTRPLSPYGSSKLMTEIMLHDVATAHGMGYVVLRYFNVAGADPKGRAGLATVGATHLLKIAVEAATGQRAKIDVFGTDYPTHDGSCIRDFIHVSDLVEAHRSALSYLRAGGQSVTLNCGYGRGYSVLETIEVVRRVSMRNFAVAYAARRPGDIMTMVADTGRIRALLDWTPRYDNLETIATHALNWEEKLFRERGGLPLQAESA, encoded by the coding sequence ATGACCGTGCTTGTGACCGGCGGCGCCGGCTACATCGGAAGTCACATGGTTCACGCGCTGGTCGATGCCGGCGAAAGCGTGGTCGTGATCGACAATCTCTCCACAGGTTTCTCCGCATTCCTGCCCGAGGGCGTGCCGCTGTTCATCGGCGACGCCGGCGACGAGAACCTCGTCGAGGGCGTGATCGCCCAGCACAAGATCGAGAGCATTATCCATTTCGCCGGCTCTGTCGTGGTGCCGGACTCGATGCGCGATCCGCTTGGCTATTACCGCAACAACACCATGACGACCCGCAGCCTGCTCAATGTCGCGGTCAAGCGCGGCGTCAAGCGCTTCATCTTCTCCTCGACCGCCGCCGTCTACGGCAATCCGGACCACGTGCCGGTGCCCGAGATTGCGCCGACGCGGCCGCTGTCGCCCTACGGCTCGTCGAAGCTGATGACCGAGATCATGCTGCACGACGTCGCCACCGCCCATGGCATGGGCTACGTCGTGCTGCGCTATTTCAACGTCGCCGGCGCTGACCCGAAAGGACGGGCCGGCCTTGCCACCGTCGGCGCTACCCATCTGCTCAAGATCGCGGTCGAGGCCGCGACCGGGCAGCGCGCCAAGATCGACGTGTTCGGCACCGACTATCCGACGCATGACGGCAGTTGCATTCGCGACTTCATCCATGTCAGCGACCTCGTCGAGGCGCATCGTTCGGCGCTGTCCTACCTGCGCGCCGGCGGCCAATCGGTGACGCTGAACTGCGGCTATGGCCGCGGCTATTCCGTGCTCGAGACGATCGAGGTGGTGCGCCGTGTCTCGATGCGCAATTTCGCCGTCGCCTATGCGGCACGGCGGCCCGGCGATATCATGACAATGGTGGCCGATACCGGCCGCATCCGCGCGCTGCTTGACTGGACGCCGCGCTACGACAATCTCGAGACCATCGCGACCCACGCGCTGAACTGGGAAGAGAAGCTGTTCCGGGAGCGCGGCGGGCTTCCGCTACAGGCAGAATCGGCCTGA
- a CDS encoding glycosyltransferase family 4 protein has protein sequence MENISAGELELIVPNLHRRYSGVTATNRMVAPKLARMFRAAWFGTHRPDGIAAMGFLDLMRLWRRRTPVIWHARRNDEMIAGLLLRGLGWPLKLIFTSAAQRHHTWLTRWLIRKMDAIIATSPLSASYLKREATVVMHGVDTDRYVPPADRAAAFAESGLPGRYAIGCFGRVRAQKGTDVFVDAMCRLLPRYPEFTAVIVGAVVPEQQAFANDLKRRIEAAGLQSRVIITGELPIEDVVRWYQRLTIYAFTSRNEGFGLTLIEAMSVGAALVAARAGAAEFVVEDGVTGVLTPPGDVDALVAALEPLMHDPAAATAMGARAQARAVDKFSLDAEANAIAAVYRALI, from the coding sequence ATCGAGAACATATCTGCCGGCGAGCTCGAACTTATCGTGCCGAACCTGCACAGACGCTATTCAGGCGTCACCGCGACCAACCGCATGGTCGCGCCGAAGCTCGCGCGGATGTTTCGCGCGGCATGGTTCGGCACGCATCGGCCCGACGGCATTGCGGCGATGGGATTTCTCGATCTGATGCGGCTGTGGCGCCGCCGCACGCCTGTGATCTGGCACGCGCGGCGCAACGACGAGATGATCGCGGGGCTCCTGCTGCGCGGGCTCGGCTGGCCGCTGAAGCTCATCTTCACCTCTGCGGCGCAGCGGCATCACACCTGGCTGACGCGCTGGTTGATCCGCAAGATGGACGCGATCATCGCGACCAGCCCGCTTTCGGCATCCTATCTCAAGCGTGAAGCGACGGTGGTGATGCACGGTGTCGACACCGATCGCTACGTGCCGCCGGCCGATCGTGCGGCGGCCTTTGCCGAGAGCGGATTGCCGGGCCGCTATGCGATCGGATGCTTCGGCCGGGTGCGCGCGCAAAAGGGCACCGACGTCTTCGTCGACGCGATGTGCAGGCTATTGCCGCGCTATCCCGAATTCACCGCTGTGATCGTCGGCGCCGTCGTGCCGGAGCAGCAGGCGTTCGCGAACGACCTGAAGCGACGCATCGAGGCGGCGGGCCTGCAATCGCGCGTGATCATCACCGGCGAGCTTCCGATCGAGGACGTCGTGCGCTGGTACCAGCGGCTGACGATCTACGCCTTCACCTCGCGCAACGAGGGCTTTGGCCTGACCTTGATCGAGGCGATGTCGGTAGGTGCCGCGCTGGTGGCGGCGCGGGCAGGAGCCGCGGAGTTCGTGGTCGAGGACGGCGTCACCGGTGTGCTGACGCCGCCCGGCGATGTCGATGCGTTGGTGGCGGCGCTGGAGCCGCTGATGCACGATCCGGCCGCGGCGACGGCGATGGGTGCGCGGGCGCAGGCGCGGGCTGTGGATAAGTTCAGCCTGGACGCGGAAGCAAATGCGATCGCCGCAGTCTATCGGGCGCTGATCTGA
- the waaF gene encoding lipopolysaccharide heptosyltransferase II: MNNNSILGIETEDAADTRPILVIPYMWIGDFVRGHTVIRVLRKRWPNRPVDLLVTRLCAPLVDYMPGVRAGIVSDLPRSRLALGRQRTLAAELRGRNYATALVLPGTWKSAIAPTLAGIPERVGFFGEARFGLINSMRWGEKKLPRFIDQNASLALPDGAALPSEWPVPQLQVPADEVARWRQANGLGTGPAIALGPGSVGASKRWTYYPEAARLFAERGFDVWVIGGPAEKPLAQEIVAAGGARVRDLTGTDLRNGVLAMAAASVAISNDSGLMHIAAAIGTPTMGIFGPTSPYLWAPINGLAATMQQTKAKLSCQPCQSTICRMNDHRCMRDLPAIDVVETAQHVLAQISAR; the protein is encoded by the coding sequence ATGAATAACAATTCAATACTAGGGATCGAGACAGAGGATGCCGCGGACACGCGCCCGATTCTCGTCATCCCCTATATGTGGATTGGGGATTTTGTGCGTGGCCACACCGTGATCCGGGTGCTCCGGAAGCGCTGGCCCAATCGACCGGTCGACCTGCTGGTCACCCGGCTGTGTGCCCCCCTGGTGGATTACATGCCGGGGGTTCGCGCCGGAATTGTGTCCGACCTGCCCCGGAGCCGGCTGGCGCTCGGCCGGCAGCGGACACTCGCGGCCGAGCTCCGGGGCCGGAACTACGCCACCGCCCTGGTGCTGCCGGGCACCTGGAAGTCCGCCATTGCACCGACATTGGCCGGCATCCCGGAGCGGGTCGGTTTCTTCGGCGAAGCCCGGTTCGGCCTAATCAATTCGATGCGGTGGGGCGAGAAGAAGCTGCCGCGGTTCATCGACCAGAATGCATCGCTGGCGCTGCCCGACGGCGCGGCACTGCCGTCGGAATGGCCGGTGCCGCAGCTCCAGGTTCCCGCCGACGAGGTCGCGCGATGGCGGCAGGCCAACGGCCTGGGCACGGGCCCGGCCATCGCACTGGGGCCCGGCTCGGTCGGCGCCTCGAAGCGCTGGACCTACTATCCGGAGGCGGCGCGGCTGTTCGCCGAGCGTGGATTTGACGTCTGGGTGATCGGCGGCCCTGCCGAAAAACCGCTGGCGCAGGAGATCGTCGCAGCCGGCGGCGCCCGGGTCCGCGATCTTACCGGCACCGACCTACGCAATGGCGTGCTGGCGATGGCCGCGGCCAGCGTTGCGATATCAAACGATTCCGGGCTGATGCACATCGCAGCTGCGATCGGCACGCCAACCATGGGCATTTTCGGCCCGACCAGCCCCTATCTCTGGGCCCCCATCAACGGCCTCGCCGCCACCATGCAGCAGACCAAGGCGAAGCTGTCGTGCCAACCGTGCCAGAGCACGATCTGCCGGATGAACGACCATCGCTGCATGCGCGACCTCCCCGCCATCGACGTCGTCGAGACCGCCCAGCACGTGCTGGCTCAGATCAGCGCCCGATAG
- the rfaD gene encoding ADP-glyceromanno-heptose 6-epimerase, whose protein sequence is MFLVTGGAGFIGSNVVAALNDAGRSDVAVADILGHEGKWRNLAKRQLADVVPPAELGHWLEGRRLDAVVHLGAISETTATDGDLVIETNFRLSLRLLDWCTANRTPFIYASSAATYGDGDQGFDDDPSVAALKRLRPMNLYGWSKQLFDLVVAERAAKGERLPPQWAGLKFFNVFGPNEYHKGPMMSVLARRFDDIKAGRVVQLFKSHREGIADGDQRRDFIYVDDVVRVIMWLLATPSVSGLFNVGTGKARSFKDLIVSAYSALGAKPNIQYVDMPEQIRGSYQYFTQSEVDRLRCAGYNGGFTALEDAVDAYVKGFLDRADRYR, encoded by the coding sequence ATGTTTCTGGTAACCGGGGGGGCCGGTTTTATCGGATCGAACGTCGTCGCCGCGTTGAATGACGCCGGGCGGAGCGACGTCGCGGTCGCCGATATCCTCGGGCACGAGGGCAAGTGGCGGAACCTGGCCAAGCGCCAGCTCGCCGATGTCGTGCCGCCTGCCGAGCTCGGCCACTGGCTGGAGGGGCGGCGTCTCGATGCCGTCGTTCATCTTGGCGCCATCTCGGAGACCACCGCGACCGACGGCGACCTGGTGATCGAAACCAATTTCCGCCTGTCGCTGCGGCTGCTCGACTGGTGCACGGCCAACCGTACGCCGTTCATCTATGCTTCATCGGCGGCCACCTATGGCGACGGCGATCAGGGCTTCGATGACGATCCATCGGTCGCGGCGCTGAAGCGATTGCGGCCGATGAACCTCTACGGCTGGAGCAAGCAACTGTTCGACCTCGTGGTCGCCGAGCGCGCGGCGAAGGGGGAGCGGCTGCCGCCGCAATGGGCGGGGCTGAAATTCTTCAACGTGTTCGGCCCGAACGAATATCACAAGGGTCCGATGATGAGCGTGCTGGCGCGCCGTTTCGATGACATCAAGGCGGGCCGCGTCGTGCAGTTGTTCAAGTCGCACCGGGAGGGGATCGCCGACGGCGACCAGCGCCGCGACTTCATCTATGTCGACGACGTCGTGCGGGTGATCATGTGGCTGCTCGCAACCCCATCGGTGAGCGGGCTCTTCAATGTCGGAACCGGCAAGGCGCGCAGCTTCAAGGATCTCATCGTCTCGGCGTACAGCGCGCTCGGCGCGAAGCCGAACATCCAGTACGTCGACATGCCCGAGCAGATTCGTGGCAGTTACCAGTATTTCACGCAGAGCGAGGTCGATCGCCTGCGGTGCGCCGGTTATAACGGCGGCTTCACGGCGCTCGAAGATGCGGTCGATGCCTATGTGAAGGGTTTCCTCGACCGCGCCGATCGATATCGCTGA
- the rfaE1 gene encoding D-glycero-beta-D-manno-heptose-7-phosphate kinase, whose product MFDFEALLHAMSGQTVLCVGDLMLDEFVYGEVSRISPEAPAPVIAVGRSETNIGGAGNAARIVASLGGRCIFIGLIGEDDAGARLQAVLGRESRIESILVRDSGRPTTRKVRFVSEHFSTHMLRADWEQAVPASAEVEQKLIDAILSQLARADIVLVSDYAKGVLTARVIRNTIDAARELGKSVIIDPKSLNFAIYRGATLLKPNRKEFAEATRSRADSDSAIAAAAEDAMRLADCEAMLVTQGERGMTLALRDRGVIHVPALPAKVRDVSGAGDTVAATLALALAAKADWEAALRMATAAAAVTVGKTGTAIVRPDELRRRILPHASLAAEDKIVAARGDIDAHLAEWRRQDLRIGFTNGCFDILHPGHVKVLTAARGACDRLVVGLNSDASVKRLKGEGRPVQDAQSRAEVLAALEAVDLVAIFEEDTPINLITKVRPSVLVKGGDYTREQVVGHEIVEASGGEVLLVDILAGHSTTSLVDRARGGKA is encoded by the coding sequence ATGTTCGATTTTGAAGCCCTGTTGCATGCAATGTCCGGCCAGACCGTGCTCTGCGTCGGCGACCTCATGCTTGACGAGTTCGTGTATGGCGAGGTGTCGCGAATCTCGCCGGAGGCGCCGGCGCCGGTGATCGCGGTCGGGCGCAGCGAGACCAATATCGGTGGCGCCGGCAATGCCGCGCGCATCGTTGCCTCGCTCGGCGGGCGCTGCATCTTCATCGGTCTGATCGGCGAGGACGATGCGGGCGCCAGGCTGCAGGCCGTGCTGGGCCGGGAAAGCCGGATCGAGAGCATATTGGTGCGCGATTCCGGCCGGCCGACGACGCGGAAAGTACGCTTTGTGTCTGAGCATTTCTCGACACATATGCTGCGCGCCGACTGGGAGCAGGCAGTGCCGGCTTCGGCCGAGGTCGAGCAAAAGCTGATCGACGCCATCCTGTCGCAGCTGGCACGTGCCGACATCGTGCTAGTGTCGGACTACGCCAAGGGCGTGCTGACCGCGCGGGTGATCCGCAACACGATCGATGCCGCGCGCGAGCTGGGCAAATCCGTGATCATCGACCCGAAGAGTCTCAATTTCGCGATCTATCGCGGCGCCACCTTGCTCAAACCAAACCGCAAGGAATTCGCCGAGGCGACGCGGAGCCGTGCCGATTCAGACAGCGCGATCGCAGCCGCCGCCGAAGACGCGATGCGGCTCGCCGACTGCGAAGCCATGCTGGTGACGCAGGGCGAACGCGGCATGACGCTCGCTCTGCGCGACCGCGGTGTCATCCACGTGCCGGCGCTGCCGGCGAAAGTGCGCGACGTGTCGGGTGCGGGCGACACGGTGGCGGCGACGCTGGCTCTGGCGCTGGCCGCAAAGGCGGACTGGGAGGCGGCGCTCAGGATGGCGACCGCGGCGGCCGCCGTGACAGTCGGCAAAACCGGCACCGCGATCGTCAGGCCGGATGAATTGCGGCGGCGAATCCTGCCGCACGCATCGCTTGCCGCGGAAGACAAGATCGTTGCGGCCCGCGGCGATATCGATGCGCATCTTGCGGAATGGCGCAGGCAGGATCTGCGCATCGGCTTCACCAATGGCTGCTTTGACATTCTGCATCCCGGCCACGTCAAGGTGCTGACGGCGGCGCGCGGTGCCTGCGACCGCCTCGTTGTCGGGTTGAACAGTGATGCCTCGGTGAAGCGGCTGAAAGGAGAGGGGCGACCGGTGCAGGACGCGCAGTCGCGCGCCGAAGTGCTGGCTGCTCTTGAAGCCGTCGATCTCGTTGCGATCTTCGAGGAGGACACGCCAATCAACCTGATCACGAAGGTGCGGCCGAGCGTGCTGGTCAAGGGTGGCGACTACACCCGCGAGCAGGTGGTCGGCCATGAGATCGTCGAGGCATCCGGCGGCGAGGTGCTGCTGGTCGATATCCTGGCCGGACACAGCACGACATCGCTGGTCGATCGGGCCCGCGGGGGCAAGGCGTGA